The following is a genomic window from Canis lupus baileyi chromosome 18, mCanLup2.hap1, whole genome shotgun sequence.
tttcatttctcttaataatatttttgtacatttcaGTAAACAtgttctgaatttcttttattaagcttgttcctaagtattttattattgtcAATACTATTGTGAACTGAATTATGTTTTCTTAACTTCATGTTTGCATCACTCATTGATGGTATATAGAtacacaattgatttttgtatattaaccctgTTCATTAGATACAGTAGTTCTTGCaaattccttgggattttctacatacataCGTATGTaaatatcatctgcaaataaagacaattttacttcatttccaGTCAGGAtctctttgtttgtttattgtctatTGCCTTAACCAGAACCTTTAGCACCATACAATATTTATTAGAAGTGGCAAAAGCAGATATCCTTACCTTGTTTCCAATCTTAGGAAAAATACATTCAGTCTTTCATTAAATATGATgtaaccgggatccctgggtggcgcagcggtttagcgcctgcctttggcccagggcgcgatcctggagatccgggatcgaatcccacgttgggctcccgatgcatggagcctgcttctccctctgcctgtgtctctgcctctctctctctctgtatgactatcataaattaaaaaatatatatatgatgcaACCAAGAGATTTTTGTAGAtgtcctttatcaggttgaggacgttgccttctattctttttttattcagagtttttatcatgactgGGTATTGGattatgtcaaatattttttctgcacctatttagatgatcatgtggtttgtCCTTTATTAATATAGTGTCTTGCATTAATTGAGTTTTAGATGTTAAAACAACCTTGTGTTTCTGCAGTAAAAATTCCACCTGGTCATGGTATATATAATTCTTTCtatatgttgctggattcagTGTGTTagcattttgttaaggattttttgcttctatgttcatcagtgatattacTCTGTAGTTTTCCTGAGAAATCTTTGTGATACCCTTGCTTTGGTCTCGGAGTAGTATTAGCCTCATTGACTGATTTGGGAAGTGTTCTCTcctctgttttctgaatttttgaaGAATTGGTATtaccatttctttaaatatttggtagaatttaccaatatttaaatattaccaATACCAACCACCTGGGCACTTTTGCCCCAAGCCCTAAGACCAATTTGAGCTGCAATGTAAACTCCATAAAGGCAGTGGGTTTTCCCTGTCTTCTTAGCTGCTACAtccctagtgcctggcacatagttgacattcaataaatattgaatgaatgatcaaatgaatgaattagcAGCTGGAGTACCTATGGTGGTATCACAGgcaacaggaaagaaaacaattttaccCAGGTGTAAAAAGCAGCTCAATGTAGGATTTTTCTTagagaaattgattttttaagcATCCATTAAGTTCCTACAATAGATATTTGATCCccttacatttaaatataaaaccaaGTAGCAAAAACCTTATTAAAGTTTTATGAATAGACTACTCAGGAAAGTATGAAGGTATGTTAATAAGAATAGATTATCTACTAAATTATGTCTAAAGTTTTCAATGACACCTTGAGGCACCGAAGGATATTTTTAACAATACAGaagatataaacaaaatgaaatggccCCAGAATGGCCTCTCTGAGCAGCTGACATGGCAGCCCAGAGGAATAGTTCAAGTTCCAGCACTTTCAGGTCGGGACCATGATTAGGAAAATGCAGAGACCCTCAGTCCTTAACCACCtggctttgctttttctctccatctaGTTAGTACAGAAGAAACCCCAAGCCTCCCAGCCCAGTGAGAGCCTCATGCAGCTGATGGCCAAGGGGGAGAGTGAGGCACTCTCTCAGATTTTTGCCGACTTGCACCAGCACGATGAGTTCAGGTATATACATGCCTTAAGTCAGGCCAGCCTGCCATCCCTTCTGCAGCCCAGATGGTCTGGGCCATACAATCCAGAAACCTAGTCACTtggaaaaggagcagagggaggagcatgaAATGCTGACACTCAgtatccaggttttttttttctttgattcagaGTAACCTTTTCCCTCATTCTCTTTGCCTTATTCTCCTCCACACAGCAAGCATGTAGGCTTGACTCCAGAGGaggaatgtaataaaaaataaaaagtaactcttcaataataagaataaattagTAGCACAGGTGGGAAAGTAAAACCTAATTTCTAGTCCAGTTCCTAGTCCTTACAGAGAAACAACTAAAATATTGTCTACTGATTGAGTTCATTTACCTACTCGCCTGGCCTCTGCTTGGACTTTACGGAGCTTCTGTGGTTGCTTTCTAAATGTATAACCTGTTCTGGAAAGCTCCATTGTACAGTCCCATTTTCTCCATGCCTGAGGAAATGTCCCTAGATGTGTAGGTGACTTAGGGTTGAGTCTTAAGTCAGACAGTATAAGACAGGCATTGAGAACACAACAGGGACCAGAAAcgcaaagacaaaacaaaaaagaaagaaagaaagaaagaaagaaagaaagaaagaaagaaagaaagaacagaaagaaagaaagaaagaaaagaaagaaagaaagaaaagaaagaaagagagagagagagaaagaaaggaaagacaaaaagtAGAGTTGGAGGGGGTCGTCTCTTAGAGTGGTTAAGAGCTCACACAGTCCTGTTCACTGCTGTATGAGCCCTCAGGCACATTGCTTCACTTTTCTAGTCCTACATTTTCAGATGGGCAAAATGGAAATTATGGTAATGCCAACCTACCCAGATATTGTAAGAGTAAATGAACTCATACATATCACTACTTGGCATGCTTCTCAGCAGATTTAGAGACAGACATAAGGAAAGCCTCAATAAGTATTAACTTGTCTTATTAACTCAAACGTGGGCTGGAAGTAGAAAAGTATTAACACAAGAAAAACTCAGTTGCCCACTGCCTGAGAATTTATACTGGAGATTGTCACTCTGTATATCAGAACCTTACCTACAGAGATCTGTAGTTAAGAAATTTCTAGGTAAGATGTCACATTGCGGAGCTGGAGACCCCTGGACTCTAATAGAGCAAGATATAGTGAAGCAACTTCTTGACTGTCTCAAATGTTAAatcatggattttttaaaaaattactattacTGTTTGAAGGATAACTTCTGTTTATATTAATGGCCAAAAttcagtcacatggccacacccaGCTACAAGGGAGGTGGGAAATACACTCATCATTGTGCATAGCCATGGGCCCAACACAAAATTAGACCTCTGTTCccaaggaaagagggaagaagggatgCTGGGGACCCATTGGCAATATCTGGCACAGACAGTTTATAATATttctggaaggacagaggaaggtcAGAGGAGGCTAAGACCAGAAGGGAAAATAGCCACTAAATAGATGAAGGGTAGAGAAGGCTGTACAGGTTGAGGGACCAGATGAGACCTCATCCTGAGGAAGAGATTTGGTGACtttagaaagagggagggaaggccaATGGGGAAGTGATGGTGATGGACAAATGGACGGAAGTTGAAGTGGGCAGTGGCGGAGGGCTGTGCCAGGGTCCAGGGAGCCATGGGAATGAATTCAGACTTTAGTGTCGCAGGAGCCTTAGCCTCATTTAAAACTGAGAAGTGACACGATCCAATCTACTTTTTGGAAAGGTCCCGTGCCACCCCCCacgcccctcccaccccacctcaccccgcCCCCTCTGTTGCAGTGACAGTTGATTTGAAGAGAAAGGGAGTATAGGCATGGAGAATGGAGAGACCAGCCAGCAATCTAGGGCCACTGAGTCTGGGCTGTCATGTCCCAAATGGATCAGAGGGCTGTGAGAAATCGGGGGAAGTGAATTTCTGCTTCACTGTTATCTCAGTAATTGCTTTGTATGGACTTTGGTTTCTTCTCTTTAATTTCCCAGAACGAAGCCCTGAGTGATGGTTTTTCTCTTCATTCAGGCAGGTTCTAGTCTGGTTCTGGTTGCaattatatccattttttttgCACATTAGCAACAACAAGCAACttacagcaaataaaataaaaggctgagACAAAGGACCAAACAGATGGAGTCACACCCACTCCTCCTCACCAAAAACAGCAGCATGggctctgctctccccaccccccttcccccttccctatttttttcttctggtactTTAATATGTGTCACACCCACCCAGTATAGCAACAGCTggcctttttcatattttttttaaagttttttttttatttatttatgatagtcacagagagagagagagaagcagagacataggcagagggagaagcaggctccatgcaccgggagcctgatgtgggattcgatcttgggtctccaggatcacgccctgagccaaaggcaggcgccaaaccgctgcgccacccagggatccccctttttcgTATTTATATCTGCCTCTAAAGTGTTTGCATTGAGAAAAATATAACTAGAAACAAGACTTGAAATGAGAGTTTCATgctctgttcttttcctttcgaCCTTCGTTTCCTTGATCCTGAAATGGCTGGAGCTCCAGGAGCAGCAAAAAGACACAGACCAAATGGGACAGCTCAGGTAACAGAGGGCACAGGGCACCCATTTCTCGGAGAACTTTCTGCACCACAGGTGTAGGAATATGTCCCCCTCCAGCTCCCCAGCCCAGCTTTCCTGGATCTCTGTTGTCTTTCCAGGCCTTGGTTTGAGTTCCTCTAGGCTCTTTGGCCACCGTAGTCAATTTGGCAGCGAATATCTTaccaatttctttctttgaaatattttttatatttttcctcagTTCTACTCCCGCAGATTCTACCCTAGTCCACCTTACTGCCGCATGCCCGGCCTGCTCCAATAATCTTCCACTAGTTCAttcttcatttactcattcaaaaaCATGCAGTGAGCCCTTGGTAAGTGTCCAACACGGTTGAAGGCTTTGGAGTCACAATGAAAGAAAGACATTGTATTAAACCCTTTGAAAGAGTTTATAATTTGGTGGAGTCGGATGGGTAGATCCTAAAATCACAAAACCTCTCTTTCTAGGCAACATTCAAAACTCGTGCCTGGGATACCTCAGGAGCACAAAGACAGAGGCCCATCCCCACTCCCAGGAGGCTGTTGGGGAAGGCCGGGCATCTGAGTCAAGTCATAGAGAGGGAGCACAGCAAGGCTGGCCGAAacacaggaggcagaggggatCTGTGTGAGGGAGCATGACATATTCTGGACACAGCAGCCAGTTCCCCATTTATTGACAGGTTCTAGTTTACCCCAAATCTACTCATTTCGGCATGCATGACCCTCTTACCATCTCACCCTCAAGCCAGAAGCCCTGTGCCTCCTCTTCTGCAGGCCTAAACTGCTCTGGTCAACCTTAGCTCTTCTTCCCCATGCCTTATTCATCCCATCTGCTCCCTTCCCCTGATGCTCCACCCTAAATCCTACCCATCCTTCCAGATTAATCTTTCCTTGGTCAtaacttcttttaaattattcccTAATTGTTTCAAGGGCTTAAGTCTTATGTCTTCAAccaatattcattcttttcatgcTTCTGAATTATCTGCAGTGGCAAACACAGGGCTAGGAGCACAATGGGAATTCAATAAAATCCGTGCATCACACTACTGATAAATTATTGGTTCAGAAGGCAATGAGAATATCATGTTATATTTAGGAATTTAGGGGAATGTGTAGATCCTGGAGAAGCTCTGCCAACTTTCATCCAAACCACGGATTACAACTCAAACATCCGCAAGTGGTATAAACAGGTAGAGAGCCTAGACATCATATAAGAAAGGTTGACCTTTCTTTCATCTCCATTGTAAGTTAAATAATAGCTGGGCTGACACTTGGTTGCAGCACTGAAGAGGCAGTAGGAAGTGGTGGGGACGGTCACAACAAGAAAATGGAAGTTTCCATGAAGACTTCAATTGTCACCATGCTGGAACACAGGCCTGATGCTGCCAGATACTCTGATTTTTCAACAAAGgcaaaaatctggatttttatgtgaCATACCCCCCTGCCCCATAAAAACTAAAACACAGTCTAGGCTGACACTTAGTGGGCAAACAAAACGTATCTGCAGGCCAAATTCAGCCTGGAGGCTGCCAGTTCATTTAGCCCCTGTTCTAAATGGTAAGTAGAGCTGGCCCACATTTTTCCAAACCTAGGAGTGCTTTCTCATGTCATGTGACCACTAAATACAATGATGATTCATTAATGTTTTCACACATACATTCAATCACACACATACTCAAAACATATCCCATGAAATTATGGCTGAAGAAGACAGAGAGAATATGTCAAGCTTATTTCTAGGACTTGGGAGAACAGCTTGATTTTCAGAGTCACAAGACATGTGGTGTCATGGAAACTACCACCAGTCCCAAACTGTCCTGAGGCTGATTGAACGAATTATCCCAGTATGTCCTCAGAACCCTTCACTTTCCTTGGAACCGAAAGaactcccttttctttccttttttttttttttttaagattttatttatttattcatgagagacaaacataaagaggcagaggcagagggagaagcaggccccctgcagggagcccactgcaggactccatcccaggaccccgggatcacgccctgagccaaaggcagacagacgctcaaccactgagccacccaggcatcccagaacacccttttcttctttgactttGGAAGGACAGCTGTACCCCAGCCTCTGGGAACTTCTGGATGAAAAGTAAGAGAGAGCTATATTTGGAAAAGATTCAGGGGAATCTGAACCATTCAACTTCCCCATTCAGGGGAAGCTGAACCATTCAACTCCCCCATTCAGGGGAAGCTGAACCATTCAACTCCCCCATCAGTGGGGGATGCACATTCGGAGTCAGTAGTTCTGGATGGATCCAAGACTGTGCATTTCTAATgtgttcccaggtgatgccaaaGCTGTTGGGCTGCAAGCCACCCTCTGAGTAGCTGAAGCCAACTGGACCAAGAATGGGCTCTGGCTTAAGGCCATCCGGGTTCAAGGCCATTGCCAGTTCGGCTAGCTGAATCTCAGGAAATTCACTCAGTGATCCTCTCCAAGCCATGttgtttctctccttttactGGCACTGCCTTGTTCAAATGATATAATAGTTAAAACATGGGCTCTATTGCCTAGCTGCCTggctttgaattctggctctgacTCCTCATTATGTGACCATGGGTAAGTGACTTAACCTCCCTGTGTCTCAGAATACTAGTAAAAAGGCTGACCTCTCGGgctcattgtgaggattaaaagagtaTTCATGCATGTGATTGTTTGGAATGGTGCCTGGCTCATAATAAGCACCCCATAAGTGTTGGCTATGACCTGTGAGACTGCCCTGTGAATTAAAGTTACAAACAAATGCATTCCCTTTTTGACCTAGAGAAAGACACTCCCAGCGAAGACAGCATCCCTTGCACGCGTGACCTCAGTTGGAGAGATTCATTCACTTATggagagtgggaaagagagaaccCCTCTGGGCCCCAGCCCCTTTCACTCCTCAGCACCCTGGCAGCCTCCACCAGGCCACAGCTGACCTCACACATAGGTACCGTGATGGGAATAATCTGATTGCCTTCCTGGGACAGCCCTGGAGTCCCATCTCAGGCCTGGGTTCAGGTCCTAGTCCTGCGGGTGATTCCAGGAGGCTGTGGGTGGGAGTGAAGGGGTGCCTACCAAAGCCACCTCAATCCTCTTTGCTCCTGCTCTGTTCTTCTCTACCTCCAGCTGAGTTGAGTGAAATCCTAAATGTGGCAGCTCCCTAGAGGCCCCTGGGAGTTCTTGCAAGAGGCCCTGAAGCCATAGAGACCTGGACAACACTGTTGTGGCTAGACCTGCTTTCTCcctggtggggggatggggggcgcTGACTCCACAGAGTGCCTCTGGGCTCTTCCTTTGAGGGAGTGGGATGCTggttctcccttttcctttccagaGCTCTTGGGGGAGCCCCAATCTTCTATTGCAGAGAGTGAGAAGGAACTAGGCCAGAAAGAGTTGGGTGGAAGTGATACTTCTCTGGAGCCCAGCCCTTATCTTTGCATGTTCCAAaggttcatccatccatccatatattcATTTGGCAACCATTCATTAGTGCCAATATGTGCCTCTGTTTGACCAGAGATAGATCCCTAAATAAAGCAGAAGTGGTTTGTGTTTTCTcaagttaaataataataataaattaccaACTCTTACAGAATACCTGTTATTAATAgtagacaataaaaaaaattaccttaagTGTCTATGTGTCCAGAGCTTTTGAGGCAAGCTATATCTCATGGGACACCTTTCTCTCCTACACTAACAGGAAATTCTATTTGAGCCACCCTTTTGCACTGGGGAGAATCTATGCAGCCCTCACCAATACCACTCTGCAGCATTCAGCTTTCTGAGGGACTCTGGATGTGGGGGAGGAGAAAGCTACAACTAAGGAAAAACCAGAATCATCTCACGCTGACAGCATAGCCTTTCCTTGGAAAACCATTTGGGAGCATGGCTCCGGGTAAGAAGCATTATTCCAGCATGTAACTCCAGGTCCACGCCACCACCCATCACACCTCGCCTCCGTTACCACCGCAGGGTGAGCATGAGAAGATGTGCTCTCAGAAGGGCTATGgccaagagatggagagaaggaaggaaatgaacgTAGGACCGAAGGACAGGTGGGAGAGAACAAAGCGGAATGAAGAGGAGGTAGAGGGAGGAAGTAAGACAAGAGGGGAGATCTCACGGAGAGGTGgtgacagaagaaaacagaacagcCCTGAAGGAGAAGCTGAGGAGGACAAGAGAAGAAATAGACCATTGACAGATGCCTCCCTAAGCTTCTATTTATCTAATTTAAAACTTGAAAGTAAGGCCATATATCAAAACAgttgtgttttcttctctgtgcCAAGTACTCTGGATAACTATGAGAAGGCTAAAAACCAATTCCACCCCACGGCCTCTCCtgaagcttccttttttttttttttttttttttgccagttttgtAGTTATTagtcccttattttattttattttttaagattttatttatttgacagagaaagagcatgagcacaagcagggggaggaacagagggagaggaagcccgatgtggggctccatcccaggaccctgatatgatcctaggaccctgagatcatgacccgaggtGAAGGCaatgtccaactgactgagccatctaggttcCCCCCTCTTCTGCTTCAAGTTTTGCACCCTCTTCCTTAGCACATTCCCTAACTTGGACTTGCTAGCCTGACCCTGGTGTGTCGAATGAAGGATTGGGTTTGAGGCAGCAGAAAGATTCCTGCAAGAGGCAGTGTAAGACAAGGCGGGTGAGGTAGGGGGACTTTTATGGTCAAACTTTCTCTTTTGTCTCAGTTCTACTGACACTTGCTCAATTCGCATTGACACCCCCTTTAAATGTTGACATAACTTGTTAGTGCTTATTAAACCAGGGATTTCACAGACAGGAGGTACAGTCTCAAAACAGGTAAGTCAGAGGTTCCAGGCTCAAAGTAAATGTAAAATCAGCGGTTCACAGATCAAGGGAGTCACAAAGGACTGTCTAGCCTCTTTGTTTACAATGTATAATATTTCACATTCAGTAAAAAAAGACTATGAGCATTTCAACCAAACTTCTCATTggaaagcttttttattttttatttttttgaaagatttttaaaaagatttttatttatttatacatgatagacacacacagagagagagagagagagagaagcagagacacaggcagagggagaagcaggctcatgcagggagccctacatgggacttgatcctaggtctccaggatcacgccctggaccaaaggcaggcacttaaaccgctaagccacccaggctgccctggaaagcTTTCTTAGATGTCCTGCTCTGATTTAAGATATCCTACGAGGGTTTTTTCCTTCACTGGAGTAATTTAAATGGTTGGAGGGCTAAAAAGTAAGCTCCTGGATCACCATCACTTTTTCCAAGGATGAGTTTTGTCCTGATCCTTGGTGATTTCGATATTTACCTAGATGATCTCTCCCACACCCCAGGTCACTATTCTTTGAGCCGCTGCCCCAAAATCCTGCCCACTATACTCATCAGCCACTGTGATTTTACCCTGGAGTTTGTTGTTAATAACTGCACCCCACCCCATGACTCCCACTTTCCAGCTCTACCACCTCCTGTCTTTCCCTGAGCCCAATAATCCTTCCACCCACTAATCCCACAACCTATTGTTCCTGCTGTCTTTTCACTGTCCCTCACTCTCCCCATGTCCTCATTTCCCTCCCCTTCAGCCTACATTCTAGgatcagttattattattatcattctcTCGCATGCACCTTCAACACCTTTGTGTCTCTTCCACTTGGTTCTATTTACTTGGCCAAGTTCGACTCTCCACCAGCTCCAATGCCTGCATCACGCTGCTAAACTTGCCTGGAGAAAACTGTGATGTACTTCCCAGTCTTATCTCAAAGTCATAATCTCCAGCCTCAGGAGGGTCCTCAATATAGCCTGGAGATCATACTATGCCCACCTCATCTGTCCTCTCTGCTGAATGGCTGCTTCACACCTCCTCTCACCTCAAACCCCCAGTGCCTGCTGATGACCCCAGCTTCCTTTTTCACTGAGAACATCAGCAACAGAAAGGAAACTTCAAGCTCTCTCCACCATGTCCACCACTTACCTGGATCGAGACCCATAGATCtaccttctctccttctctccttgctACTATGGAAGAACTGTCTCAGTTCTAAGCAAAGTCCAACTCTTCCCCTTTTGTACTAGATCCCATCCCATCTCTTCTACCCAAGGACATTGCTCCAGAAATTCCCCCTTTTTCCTACATCAATTTTTTCCTCACTCTTAGACCCCTGTCATCAGCAATACACTGGTATTTCTCCTAAACcaatttcttccatttaaaaatagaagaaaataaaacttctcttGGCCCTGCTATATCTCTGCTCCAATTTTctccacccttttttttcttttctccaccctTTTGAAGTAAACTCCTTGAATAGGTTTCCAATCTTGCTTCCTATTCTCTCCTGAACCCCTCTGGTATGTTTTGGCACCCACCACCCCACCAAAGCTGATCCCCCACATTGCTAAACCCAATGGCTAATCATTTCTCATCTCACTGTTACCAGCACGCGACATATGTGACTACTCCTTTCTCCTGGAAATgctttcttcacttggcttctaGAGTACTACACTCTCCTGGCTTTCCTCCTCCACTgacttttcttctcagttttcatTCTCATCAATACTCTCTACCATCTCCAAATCAAAACTCATGGTTACATACCACACATAAACCAATTACTCCCACATTTATATCTCTAGTCCAGAACACTGTGAACTCCATAGACACATATCCAACTGCCTACTTGACATTTCTAGTTGAATATCTAATAGGCTCTCAACACGTCCAAAACTAACCTTTCAGTATTATCCCTCAAGACCTGCTCCTCCCAAGGTCATCTCTATCCTAGTAAATGGCAGTTCCATTTTTCTACTTTCTCAAAACTttggagtcatccttgactcctctctttctctcttccccatttCCAACCCACCAGGAAATCCTTTCAAACTACTTTCAAGATATATGCAGGATCTGACACTGCTACCACTCTGGACCAAGTCATCATCATGATTGTCATCACCTGGATTGTTGCAAAAGCCTCCTAAATGGGTGGGTGGTTTCTGATC
Proteins encoded in this region:
- the GARIN1B gene encoding Golgi-associated RAB2 interactor protein 1B isoform X15, whose translation is MALGVTSSVPCLPLPNILLMASVKWHQGQSQTWNRPSTAPNIKLKRILPLKFVELQVYDQLQRILRLRTVTEKIYYLRLHPDHPETVFHFWIRLVQILHKGLSITTKDPRILVTHCLVPKNSCSPSGDSNLVQKKPQASQPSESLMQLMAKGESEALSQIFADLHQHDEFRLELQEQQKDTDQMGQLSSTPADSTLVHLTAACPACSNNLPLVHSSFTHSKTCSEPLATFKTRAWDTSGAQRQRPIPTPRRLLGKAGHLSQVIEREHSKAGRNTGGRGDLCEGA